TTCGAcataagagagagaggatgatGTCCCAGTCTCGGGAGTGCCTCGTTCAGGAAAATTTAGAAGAAAACGAGGGGAACgctgtgagttgctgcggcgaccgcaactctacatttatacccgatacatagtcagtatggctacattgagcgacaatgtatgcgtgcgggagagacagaaaacgtgtctgaacatgtcgtcgggcgctgcgtaaaaatgatctgatctgatccagatacagcaatctcatagatacggtcattctctatgattgtgcgtctttagttttctcgatGCCCCAGAtcttcgtcctttgcggggcggaaaggggtgtggAAACTAActcgtcaaggtccgatatcacagaagtgtggatcaaaaatttggttgctctagcttttgtagtctctgagatctaggaactcattttttgcaataggcaaagccgaccatgaaacctgtgtgttagagagagacagagcgaaagagaatgaaattgttttcttgattctggctttgatatttatacgatctggtttagattttgcattctagaagatatagtcgtCTTCTACGATTTaacgttttctgttttctcgtatctttgaaattctggatgccacagattttcgccatttgtggggcggaagtgggcggggcaatgttttgaaattgatttgtaacagtgacatatcagaagtccggatataaaaactcgtttctctagctcttatagtctttgagaactagcgctaatagggacagacagacggacgaacggacagacagacatggctcaatcgactcggcaaTTGATGATAATCAAGAATGTATATACTTCATGGAGTCGGAAACGCCTTCTGCTGGCCGTAACACTCATCAATttttaccacaaatcgaatatagcCCTATATTCATTTTGAGTATAGGAAACTATTTTCCCTTTACAAAGCCTTTACATTTAGTTAGCGATCAGAGCCGTAAATCCAACTCGCTTGAATGAAATTGTCACGATTAATACTTCAGTACGGTACTTCAGTAGGGTAAGTACCTCTCCCGACAACAGAACAGTACTCATTGTAACCGATTTCTGGttaatttcactttcatttATTAAGTCGAATTCGTATGTTTCATCAAGTACATTTACACATTTATATGGTATCTTTATAAATATTCTAATACTTTTGCGCTTGCTGCACGACGATTTCAACTAATCCGAGAGTCCAGCCCAGCCCGTGTCTGGAGCTcccccatcaccatcaccgCTGCCGCTCCGCTAGCGTCCGCAGCATCCTTCCAGCATCGGTCCAATCAATACATCAATcaacaattaaaattacatttactTATCTAGAGATGAACTTGTGCACCGAGTCTTTGAAGTAGGGATTAACTTTCAAAAAATCGATTTCAGCATGGAAAAACCTTGATCTCACACCTTACACACTCATTACGCGGCGGCATTGCCCACATTCACCGCATTCATGCGAAAATGCGTCAAAGTTGTCTAAACTTAGTTAATGCATAGGCTAGTACAAAAAAGGAGATATAAGTAAGTATACAATTAATCGAGGGAAAATATATAATCAGTCATTTAAGTTGTagatatacaatacatatacatacatataaatataaatatacatacatatagatatacaaTACCCACGCGCACATACGCGTGTCGCtataatattcatattcaCACACATACGATTAGATATGAACTGTTGCATTAACGCAATTACAATTAGaattaaaattacatttatgTATGATCTGAATCGAACATTTCAAGAGTTTTACCCTAGATTTTTACCCAGGCTTTGTTTGCGCCTCAAACTAAGccgggaaaaaaaaaatcatctCTTACCCGCTATtacacaatattgtatatcAATCATTCTAAGTGCTACGCTTTCGGGCTTTCGTTCAGAAAGAATCTGCATCTTCTCCTTTTCTTTTGCATCTCTTACTTCGTGTCGTACTCGCTTTGTTTCCTTCGCTAGCTATCGCTTTCGctctttgtgtttgttttgtgtgctgcagtttttgttgctgtcccTTACATTTTAAAGAAAATTGCATTAATATGGCCTATATATCTATATGAATACACATATAAGTACCTATCGTATAAACCTATcggtggagctgctgctgctgctgccaccttTTCTGCGCATCCAACTTATCGTGCACATACCGCACATAAAATCTTTTCCTCTTCATTATCTttcttcaaaaaaaaaaaatatatataccttTTCTTATAAgatatgatttttttttcgcatgcgtatttttgttatttgtttgccCTTTTTCCTACTGTTCCTCGTCCTGTTTCTCATTCTCATCAGCATTTACTAGAACTTTTCCTCCAACCGATTGCATCGGTGGCCGTCTTCTAAAAAAACTTCTCTATCTACTcctttcgaaaaaaaaaaaaatatttacccTCAAGCGAGTTTGTCGATTTTCGTTTAAACATAATGAGATTGCGCAAGGCTAAGCGAGCAGATCATTCACGCTGAACCATTCATCAGCCACACAGGTGCCGTGCCACGCGCTGAACACACGTGAAAATCATTTATAAAATTGGATCGGGCGAGAGTCGCTTTATCACAGGACCTGCGCCTTCGATAAATGCCAAGAGTTGCGGTGGCTAGTGCCAGGGGACAACGTGGCAACGGACACACAAACAGaataaatactacaaaaaaatactactaccaaaaaaataataacttaAAGAGCGTAGAGTAGAGTCATGCTTGAGGGGATGCATGGGGAACGAACGAACACACActtaaaaactttaaaaactAAATGCTGGTAAATCTCAGATCTCTCGTAACTAATAACTAAAACTAAGGACATACAGATAGATAACTATAGCTATCCATGTAGCAGCGCCTCGCCGGAAAACGAAAAGACCAGCGGGAGTCGCAGAGccaaacagcagctgcaggcagGGCCAGGGGGCAGTGTccgattttgtattttttgttgtgtgatTAGCCCGCTCGCAACATCGTCCACAGCTCCGTGTCCAACTTCTTAGAACGCTCCCACTGCAACGCCAGCTCCGGGTCGGCTTCAGCCtccgttttccattttccgttATCGTTTCCAACTCAGACAAAAGTCTCCCGGATGacggtgctgctgctaccacGGCATAGATCTTAGAATTCGGTTGATTGTCAGACAAATGACGAGAAGCCGGGCAGTGGTGCCCTCGATCTGGCCATATTATTGACAATAATCTGGCCACCATTGAGGCTCATCACTGCACTGCCCTCCGGCTCGGAGTCTGTGTAGCTCGAGTAGTTGCGCACCGGCTTGGTCTTCTTCCAGGACTGCCGCAGCGAGTCATTCACATTCGCATAGTGATTGACGAACGAGTGCGGATCGCTCCTCACGCTCTCATTCTCGCTCTCAGAGTGCTGTGGAAGAGAGTCGTCATGTTATTATTGGTCCAACGAGTGCGAAAACCATCGCACAATTAGAGCCGACATACCTGGGATGCCTCCGAGCTGCTCACCTCGGATGGCTTTTCCGTAACACTGCTGTCGTCGGGATTCTCGTCGTAGCACTTCAGGCTCTCCTCATCGCTGTGGTACGCCACCGATGCGGGCGAGGGTCGTGGTGGACTCTTACCCAAATGCACACTCACAGGCTGGTGCCGGTTGGTAGACTTACGTCCGAGGGTTCCCAGGGTTCCGCTGCGCAAAGTTCCAACGCTGTTCAGGGTGCCGGTGCCGACTCCGTGACGCGAACGATACAGCTCTAAAGCCAGCTCCTGGCGTTCATCAATTGACATGGCCATGGACTCCTCCAGCGTCTTTTGCGCCTCCTCTGCAAGAAACGCACGGGCCACATTTGATTACTCTTAAGATCTCTTCCACAAGTTAACGCCTCCACTTACGCTTGTACTTGTAGCTCTTGCTCTTCACACAGAGCACAGCAATGACCATGACAATGATGACGATCGAGGTGGCCGCCAGAGAGACCATGAACCAGGTCTGCCTGTAGAAGGGTTTGTGCTGCAGATAGCCGTATTCCAGATGCAGCTTCGAGGGCGTCAGTATCGAGTCCTTCGAGTAAACAGGGAACGATATTCCATACTTATTGTAAGCAATTACCCGGAACAAATACGCCGTCGATGGCATCAGGATGTGGTAGCTGACGGTAAACTCCTTCATGGTTCCCTTTCTGGACTGCTCAATCTTAGTCCAGCGGGAGTCGTCTAAGCGAAGATAGGGAGTTCTATTAGCTGCGATTTGAGGGAGGGTTAAGACGTTAAGATGTTAAGGGTATTGCTTTTTGCTACGATTAGTTGGGTGTTGCAATGGGCTATTATTTGGGTATAACTGAAGGGAATATAcaatgtactcgtactcgtatacaGTGAAATATAATATCAAATGAGGTGGAAAGAATAAATCTAATTATGGGATCGGGTCGGGTTTGGTTAGTTAGTTACTTTATTAGTTCGGTTCTAATATCTACCGGATAGCAATACTTACAAATAAATGAGGGCTCTCCATTTTCTACGCAAGCATTTGATTTGGagaatgatttttttttttaatatatagaTAAAGTAATTTTTGGATTTAGAACCAAGCCACCAACGATTAATCGAATAGAAGGGTATAGAAAtagataaaaaatatatatacatcgCATAAGTAacaaatatactcgtatggaGCATGTACCATCCGCCATAGATATCACTGAACTCCAGTCAGTACTCACCCCGCTTCTTGGCCTCGATGAGATAGCCCAGGATGGGGCCGCGTCCCGAGGGTCCATTGACCCAGTGGATCTCGACGCTAGACAGGGTCTTCGTGAGAGTGAGATCGCGTGGGGCCACCGGAGAGCCGTCCTGGGGGCCAGTGGTCACATTCGCGCTTACTGCCGGTCCATAGTCATTCGTCTGGGCGCGTACAGTGAAGGTATAGGTGACCTCCTCCTCAAGATTCTGCACACGTAGCGTGGTGTTGGACACCTTCTGCTTCACCTGCTTGCTGAACTCTATGCGAGATAAAGATGATAGATGAGGTTGAGATGAAAGGTTCAGAGCTGCGGTCGTGGATTGGACTTACTTTCATTCTCCTCGGTGGTCTCGTAGGTGACCAGATAGCCAACAATCTCGCCATTGAGGAGCTTGGGCGGGTCCCAGGTCACCTCCAGACTCTGCATTGTGATGTCCGAAAAGCGCAGATTGAGCGGGGCACTGGGCACGCCCGGCATCGTCTTGACCGTGACGGGAGCGGACCTCGGCCCGTCTCCGGCCGGATTGAAGGCCAGCAACTGGATGCGGTACTCGGTGAACTTGTCCAGGAAGACCAGGCTATGCGATGTGGCGGTGGCCGAGACCACCTCGATCTCCTCCTCGAATTTGCGGCCCGGCTCGAGGGCCTGCGGCGACCAAGTGACCAAATAGAATATCTTGTAGCCCAGAATCTCTCCATTCTGGCTGCTCTGCTTCGGTGGCTTCCACCGCAGACGCACCTCCGTGCTGGATATGGCCGTTGCATCCACACCTCGCGGCTCGCCAGTGGGCACCGCCTCGCCCACGTACACTGCTGTTGGTGGCGTGGCCGGGCCCGGGCCTTGCGAATTGAATGGCAGCACTACGATCTCGTAGTTGCGATCCTGCTGCAGGTCGGATAGCACCACGCTGTTTTCATTGATGCCCATAACGTCGGTCTTTGGGGTCGACTGCAGTGCCGGGGCGAAGTCGGACAGCTGCTGGTACAGTATCCGGTATCCCCCGGTGGCCGCATCTCCGTTCCACATGCCCGTCTCCAACGCCCCCCACTGCACTCTTACCGAGGTGGTCGTGATGGGCACCACCTTGAGTCCGCCCACACCCACCGCAGGGGCGGCGGGCAGGGTGCGCACCACAATGCTCTCTCGGCTGAACGCCGATGGTCCCAGATCGTTGGTGGCCTGAATGCGGAACTGGTAGGTGGTGTACGGACGCAGACCAAGGGCCGTGTACGAGCTCAGGGTGGGATCGACGCGCTCGGGCAGCGGCTGCCAGCGGCCCTCGTTCTCCCGCATCTCCACCGTGTAGTATCGTAGCGGGGCAAACCCGTCGCGGCCCGGTGTCCAGTTGAAGGTGATCTGATGGGCCTGGATCTGGCTGCGCGACACCTGCGGCCCGGACGGTGCCTGCGGACGGTCCCTGTTGTTTGTGGTGTACACCAGCACCGAGGCCGTCTTCCCCCATCCGAGGCGTGTCTGGGCCGTGACGCTGAAGCTGTAGTAGCGCTCAGGCATCAGACCGGTGGCCCTGAACGTGCGGTCCGAGGGCGGGAACTCGCGGCTGTAGTTAAGATTGGCACTGCCGTTGAGAGTGTAGGTGACCTGGTAGGCTAGGATCTCGCCGTTGGGGTCCATGGGCACGTCCCAGATGATGCGTGCCATCGAAAAGGTCACATCCGGGAAGCTCACGTTGGACGGGGATCCGGGGGTGTCCTCGAACGTCTGCACTCTAATGGGAGGCGTGCTGAGGGCTCCGTTGCCGAGCCTCGTGTACGCCAGCACCTGGACGTGGTACACCACAAATTTCTGCAACTCTGTGAGGGTGGTGGTGAACGAACTGTTGTTGGGTATCGTCTTGTACAACACCTGCATGCCGCGCTCGGTGGCCGCGTAGTACACCTTGTACCCGTCGATCTGGCCATTGCGATGGTGGGGCGGTATTTCGCCCCAACGCACCACCACCGTCGTGGAGGAGGTGGCGTTGGCCTCCACATGCAGCGGGCCGTAGCTGGGTACGGCTTCCCTGGTGCGCTCCATGGCCAGGCCGCTGTCCAAGGAGCAGCCCACGTCATTACAGGCGTTCATGATCACCTCGTAGAGGGTCCACTCCTCGAGGCCTTCCAGCACATGCGAGTTGGCCGTGTGATCCTCGATCATCACAGAGCGTGGTGGATGCTTGGAGGGCTTTCCCGTGCGCTCCATTTGGCGGTAGGTGACGTTGTAGCCACGCGGATTGCCGAACCACTCCATCTGCTGCAGGGGTATCCAGCGTACGCGCAGCTGCAGAGCGCTCATCGCGCGGACGGTGACATTGAAGGGGGCATGCATCGGCTTGGCCTGGATCGTCTGAAAGTCCTTGGTGGGGTCCGAGGGCCGAGAGCTGCCCACCACATTGGTGGCGCTCAGCCGCAGGCGGTACTGGGTGAAGGGCATCAGGCCGGTCACGGTGAGGGTCTCCGCATCGGGATCGCTGATCTCGCAGATGGTAAACCAGGTCATGTTGCGCGCGGTCTGCGCCTCCACCTtccacttggtgatgctcgaATTGCCGTCAAAACCGGGCGTAAACTGCAGCACCACCGAGAACGCCTCGATGTTGGACAGGGCCAGGGTGGTGGGCGCATGCGGCAACACTGGCTCCACCCCCGACTGGATCGTGGCCGTTTTGGGCGGTCCGCTGCCCACCCGCGTCCAAGCGCAGACCTCGAACCAGTAGTGGGTCGTCGCCTGTAGTTGGTTCACCGTCAGCTCGTTGTCATCGGCAGTCAGGTTGAAGGACTTCATGGTCTCTGGGTGATCCTTGACCTGATAGCGTACCGTGTAGCCGGTGAGTACGCCGTTGGCGAAGCGCGGCGGTGCCCAGAGCACCTTGACGGACCGATCGGAGACGTCGTCAAAGTGCAGGGCCGTTATCTCATCGGGCACATCGTCCAGGGTCTCCACCGGCATCATTTGGCTGGCCACACCGTCGCCGGGATCGGTGAAGCAGAGGACGGTCACATTGAACTTGGCGAACTTGTCCAGCCCGCCGAGAACCGTCGACTGCTCGGCCAGGGGATCGATCAGGCTAGGCGGTACCGTCATCATGCGTCGCTCTATGTCGCGCTCCTCTCCATCGACGTGCCGTCGCTGCCACGCCTGGATCTTGTAGCCCTGGTTGATTCCGTTGATCTGCTGGGGGTTCGGTGGCTTCCACGTGATCTGTGCCGCCGTCGAGTTGATGGCCTTCACCTGGACGTTGGTGGGCGGTGCCTCGGGCACACCCTCCTTGGTCTTGATCTTGGCCCCTTCGGTGTAGACGCCCACGCCCATGTTGTTGAAGGCGGCAATCTGGACGATATAGTCCTTCCACGTGATCAGCTCTTGGATGAGGAAGTTGCGCTGCGCCTCGTTGGTGATATTCTGGTAGGACCAGGGCACGTTGTTGTACCCAAAGAGCCGGTAGCGCAGAATGTAGCCCAGGATCTGTCCGTTTCGGTGCTCCTCCTGCGGCGGCTGCCACTGTGTGATGATCTCAGACATGGACCGTGCGGAGCCCACAAAGCCTACAGGCGGGCCCGACGGAGCTGTGGGATTGGAGTCAAAGGAGAACTATCAGTGGTTGATTCCTAATGTCGTTGGAGGAATGTGGAGGTGTTCAAGTGTCGTGTGTGCTCTGCGGGGAGAGCGCAGTCTGTACACGTCTGTACTTCTCCCTCCCAGTTCtcagtgggtgtgtgtgttctctGGTGAGGACTCTGGATTCTAGTGTAGTCTAGGGTAGTGTAGTGTAGTGTGGaggagtgtgagtgtgtaccATGTACCTCGGTAAAGCGGAAACTCTACGCGCGTTTGATCATCCCAAACGGGCGGCGATGGCGATATGCGATTTTGACGACAACGATAGCAATTAGAAGTACAATACATACAGGGTTTCAGCATTAGTTCTTTACACTAGTATACAAAACTACAtccgtacatatgtacacatataatATAGTATGCTCTTATATGGCTGGATGATTGCAATAACAACATCAAATCAAAGGCGGTAAAGGTATTTCAAAGTTTATACTTACAAAACGATAAGCAATCGAatcattaaatacaaaaaccaaaacagaagAAATCAAAAACGATTGCAATCGAAAATCGAGCAACACAGTCCGATATTATAATTTCTCGATATTTAAGTATCTCTCCGCTGCCCACTGAACCGAAACTTGTTCACCAGGAAAACGTATCTGTGATCATGGATCATGTATCAGGCATTTTGTAAGTGCTGATGAATGCCTATGACGACGCGTTTCGATTTGTCAGCTATCGATATAAGCCAACAGGAAAGGTATCGCACGCTCGTGATTTCTTGAGAATCATGATCCATGATTGCATGCATCATAATTACAaggcatatatacatatgtgttcaCCAGAACTATCGTGAGAACTCCATCATTAAACAGAAATCAAGTCGGGCACTGTCACTGAACATGAAACTATGTAGTAGAGTAGTAGAGATGGACTTCTGTAGAAGAATTTCTGTAGTAGAATTTCCGTGAAATTGAGCAGGAAACATCGGAACACATTGCGTGTGAATGGCCGGTATTCGATAGAAGGAGATCCCCACATTTTGGGGGGAAAAACAGGGTGGTATAAGTGATCAATTAATCGCAGAGCCGCAATAAGGCCTTCTAAGTACAGATTTTTAGGGAAAAGAAAAGTGGGATTGGGCGATTGATCCATCATTATGTCTACTAGAACTTATCAAAACTATACGAGTACTACAAAAATTCTTCAGATATTGGTTTTTCTCTTATGACAGCGAGATCCGAGATGGATACAAATATCAGACTATATAGAGTTTATATTTAGGATAGGAAATCGGGAAATTCAGCCAAAAAAAATTAGGGTAAATCTCTTTTGCATACAAAATAATGATGATAATCAAAGAGAATATATACTGAGGATAAACTGAGGATGCCTCATGAAATCAAGATGATTTTTGACTGAGGAAAAGCAACATACGCAGACACATAATACGACATACGACTTACAAAATAAACTGGAGAAGGAGCAAACAAAGTGATTTGGATGGACAAACGGGGTGGATGCCTTGATGGAAACTTCTTCCGTACTCACCTTCCTGGGGCAGCTCAACGACGTTGCTGGGCTCCGAGGGGGAGCCCTCGCCGACGCGATTGATGGCACTGACGCGGAACTGGTAGACGGTGGCCGCCTTGAGGTTCTCCAGCAGTATCCAGCGCTGGTTGGCCGAGACGTTGCTCAGTTCGGTGATCCAATTGAGAAGGGGATCTGGAACTGGACCTACGAATTTTTCTGTGATGTTAATGTGTTGAAGAAAaacaacagacagacagagggacagTCGAAGGAATGGTAGAAGATGGAGTGAGTGTGTCCATAGAAAGTGAGAAAAGGTTCAGTtgtgagagaaagagtggtGATTATGGGCGATTAGTGGTGGGAAAGGAATGTTGAATGATGGATAAATGGATGGTGATTAGGGGGTGAGTTGTGGTGAAGAGGGTGGAGTTTACAGCGTGTTCCGTGTGTTGATGGTGTGTATTGATGATGTGTGATGTGTGTACGCGATGAAAACGAAgtgcaaaacaacaaattacaaTTGAAAATTAGTCAATCAACGTATGTACCAAAGGTTATCatcaataatcaataaaataatataatacaaTGTACATAATTATTAGAAgaaaagagagatagagagagagagagaaagaaaacaTAATATATGTATCAAAATCTTGTATTTTGTTGTCTAAAtggaatatttgtttgttattgAAAATGCTGTGAAAGGTTCTCCCTTGCCCCTTCCTCGCGGAACGGATTAATGTTTATCTTTATCTTCATTTTACGTTGCTTCCTTCGTTCCACCTGCTTTCCCTTTTCGGGTATAAATCataaatccaatccaatccgatccgatccggaGGAGGCCACCCGCAACCAATAACCAAAAACTACAGTACCAAAAAGGACCCCGAAAAGGaaagtacaacaaaaaaaaaaacaaaacaagctCCAAGAGGGGAAACTTACCCAATTCGGAGACCTCACGTCGCTGGATAATAAATTTGGAGATTGGACTGTTGCCATCGAATCCGGGCGTCCAGGACACATTGATGCTGCGCTGCTGCGGCTCCGGCAGACGTTCCACCCTCACGTTGCTGGGCGGGAAGGGCAGCTCGATGACACTGAGCCGGGCCGCCCGTGTCTCGTTGCCGCCCGGCGATGTAACCACGCACGAATAGCTGCCCACGTCGCTGGCCCGCACCGCCTGGATCTCCAGCTGCCCATCCGCCTGCACTCCGATCCGCTGCGAGTTGCTGATGGGCGCCATTTGGCCCTCTCGGTACCAGTCGATGTTGTACGGCACGCTCGGGTCGCTGGACACCTTGCACTGCAGTGTCGCGGTCAGGCCCAGGAGCACGATGGTGTCCACTGGCGGCTGTATGATTTGTGTCCGCACTGCGGGCAAAACCAGAGGAGAcggaagagagagaaaaatggGTACGGGAAAACATTAACAACACGGCAATGCAGATTAAAAGTGCCGCGAGACGACGGCCAATGTTGCACCGACCGCAAGTGGCAATGACAAGTCGTGACAGCGCCC
The sequence above is a segment of the Drosophila pseudoobscura strain MV-25-SWS-2005 chromosome X, UCI_Dpse_MV25, whole genome shotgun sequence genome. Coding sequences within it:
- the sdk gene encoding protein sidekick isoform X8 translates to MMRDQRRSLASSLRRSRRQRVDVNEAGTRMWLKISLSQSQSLVTSLLLLAALLLLNADSCSCYADANPQQQQQLVQQQQQLQAPRFTTHPSSSGSIVSEGSTKILQCHALGYPQPTYRWLKDGKPVGDFSSSQFYRFHSTRREDAGSYQCIAKNDAGSIFSEKSDVVVAYMGIFENVTEGRLTVVSGHPAIFDMPAIESVPTPSVLWQSADGSLNYDIKYAFTQANQLIILSVDENDRKGYRARAINTQLGKEEISAFVHLNVSGDPYIEVAPEIIVRPQDVKVKTGTGVLELQCIANARPLHELETIWLKDGLAVDTAGVRHTLNDPWNRTLALLQANSSHSGEYTCQVRLRSGGYPTVSASARVQILEPPVFFTPMRAETFGEFGGQVQLPCDVVGEPTPQVEWFRNAESVEANVQSGRYSLGEDNTLIIKKLILDDAAMFQCLARNEAGENSASTWLRVKTEAANSRIKRLAQPRILRVRASHGGSGSVAGSGSVSGSGPGSSTNSHQLGRRKQFRFASAPVFEQPPQNVTALDGKDATISCRAIGSPNPNVTWIYNVRTQIIQPPVDTIVLLGLTATLQCKVSSDPSVPYNIDWYREGQMAPISNSQRIGVQADGQLEIQAVRASDVGSYSCVVTSPGGNETRAARLSVIELPFPPSNVRVERLPEPQQRSINVSWTPGFDGNSPISKFIIQRREVSELEKFVGPVPDPLLNWITELSNVSANQRWILLENLKAATVYQFRVSAINRVGEGSPSEPSNVVELPQEAPSGPPVGFVGSARSMSEIITQWQPPQEEHRNGQILGYILRYRLFGYNNVPWSYQNITNEAQRNFLIQELITWKDYIVQIAAFNNMGVGVYTEGAKIKTKEGVPEAPPTNVQVKAINSTAAQITWKPPNPQQINGINQGYKIQAWQRRHVDGEERDIERRMMTVPPSLIDPLAEQSTVLGGLDKFAKFNVTVLCFTDPGDGVASQMMPVETLDDVPDEITALHFDDVSDRSVKVLWAPPRFANGVLTGYTVRYQVKDHPETMKSFNLTADDNELTVNQLQATTHYWFEVCAWTRVGSGPPKTATIQSGVEPVLPHAPTTLALSNIEAFSVVLQFTPGFDGNSSITKWKVEAQTARNMTWFTICEISDPDAETLTVTGLMPFTQYRLRLSATNVVGSSRPSDPTKDFQTIQAKPMHAPFNVTVRAMSALQLRVRWIPLQQMEWFGNPRGYNVTYRQMERTGKPSKHPPRSVMIEDHTANSHVLEGLEEWTLYEVIMNACNDVGCSLDSGLAMERTREAVPSYGPLHVEANATSSTTVVVRWGEIPPHHRNGQIDGYKVYYAATERGMQVLYKTIPNNSSFTTTLTELQKFVVYHVQVLAYTRLGNGALSTPPIRVQTFEDTPGSPSNVSFPDVTFSMARIIWDVPMDPNGEILAYQVTYTLNGSANLNYSREFPPSDRTFRATGLMPERYYSFSVTAQTRLGWGKTASVLVYTTNNRDRPQAPSGPQVSRSQIQAHQITFNWTPGRDGFAPLRYYTVEMRENEGRWQPLPERVDPTLSSYTALGLRPYTTYQFRIQATNDLGPSAFSRESIVVRTLPAAPAVGVGGLKVVPITTTSVRVQWGALETGMWNGDAATGGYRILYQQLSDFAPALQSTPKTDVMGINENSVVLSDLQQDRNYEIVVLPFNSQGPGPATPPTAVYVGEAVPTGEPRGVDATAISSTEVRLRWKPPKQSSQNGEILGYKIFYLVTWSPQALEPGRKFEEEIEVVSATATSHSLVFLDKFTEYRIQLLAFNPAGDGPRSAPVTVKTMPGVPSAPLNLRFSDITMQSLEVTWDPPKLLNGEIVGYLVTYETTEENEKFSKQVKQKVSNTTLRVQNLEEEVTYTFTVRAQTNDYGPAVSANVTTGPQDGSPVAPRDLTLTKTLSSVEIHWVNGPSGRGPILGYLIEAKKRENGEPSFISNRTPYLRLDDSRWTKIEQSRKGTMKEFTVSYHILMPSTAYLFRVIAYNKYGISFPVYSKDSILTPSKLHLEYGYLQHKPFYRQTWFMVSLAATSIVIIVMVIAVLCVKSKSYKYKQEAQKTLEESMAMSIDERQELALELYRSRHGVGTGTLNSVGTLRSGTLGTLGRKSTNRHQPVSVHLGKSPPRPSPASVAYHSDEESLKCYDENPDDSSVTEKPSEVSSSEASQHSESENESVRSDPHSFVNHYANVNDSLRQSWKKTKPVRNYSSYTDSEPEGSAVMSLNGGQIIVNNMARSRAPLPGFSSFV